A portion of the Anoxybacillus gonensis genome contains these proteins:
- a CDS encoding chemotaxis protein CheD yields the protein MSEIVQVVKVGIADMNVVKAPHVIRTCGLGSCVGVVVYDLAKEVAGMAHVMLPDSSLAKSENMNIAKYADTAIEELIRQVISLGGRNGHLKAKMAGGAQMFQFRTGTTDMMRIGPRNVEAVREQLQRFRIPIVAEDVGGNSGRTIEFHPKTGILLIRTVNQGVREM from the coding sequence GTGAGTGAAATTGTTCAAGTCGTCAAAGTAGGAATTGCTGACATGAATGTAGTAAAGGCACCACATGTCATTCGTACGTGTGGACTTGGCTCTTGCGTCGGTGTCGTTGTGTACGATTTAGCAAAAGAAGTGGCAGGGATGGCGCATGTAATGCTACCTGATTCATCGTTAGCAAAATCCGAAAACATGAATATAGCGAAATATGCCGACACTGCGATTGAAGAGTTAATACGACAGGTCATTAGTTTAGGGGGAAGGAATGGTCATTTGAAAGCAAAAATGGCTGGCGGTGCGCAAATGTTTCAATTTCGTACAGGTACGACAGATATGATGCGCATCGGACCGCGCAACGTCGAAGCTGTTCGTGAGCAGCTTCAACGTTTTCGCATCCCAATCGTTGCTGAAGACGTCGGAGGGAATAGTGGACGGACGATAGAATTTCATCCGAAAACAGGCATATTGCTCATTCGCACAGTAAATCAAGGGGTACGGGAAATGTAA
- a CDS encoding FliA/WhiG family RNA polymerase sigma factor — MIEQCWQKWIDARDREACDQLIEKYMPLVDYHVQRIASSLPKSVKREDLKSLALLGLYDALEKFDPSRDLKFDTYASFRIRGAILDGLRKEDWLPRSVREKAKKIETTIEQLQQTYMRDVSAKEVAEALNISEDEVYAVMSEQFFAHVLSLDERPFDDEDDQPTFTIRDDRSPSPEEHMLREEQIAQLANIIQQLNEKEQLVISLFYKEELTFTEIGHIMGLSTSRISQIHAKALFKMRKLIEQAI; from the coding sequence ATGATTGAGCAATGCTGGCAAAAGTGGATTGATGCTCGCGATCGCGAGGCTTGCGATCAACTGATTGAAAAATATATGCCACTTGTCGATTATCATGTGCAACGTATTGCTTCATCCCTTCCGAAAAGCGTGAAAAGAGAAGATTTAAAAAGTTTAGCGCTACTTGGCTTATATGATGCGCTAGAAAAGTTCGATCCTTCACGTGATTTAAAATTTGATACGTATGCTTCCTTTCGCATTCGTGGCGCGATTTTAGACGGATTGCGCAAAGAAGATTGGCTCCCACGCAGCGTGCGAGAGAAAGCAAAAAAAATTGAAACGACAATCGAGCAGTTGCAACAAACATATATGCGTGACGTTAGCGCCAAAGAAGTGGCGGAAGCATTAAACATTTCAGAAGATGAAGTGTATGCGGTCATGAGCGAACAGTTTTTCGCCCATGTTTTATCACTCGATGAGCGGCCGTTTGACGATGAAGATGACCAACCAACGTTTACGATTCGTGATGACCGATCTCCGTCACCAGAAGAACATATGTTGCGTGAAGAACAAATTGCGCAACTAGCGAATATCATTCAACAGCTAAATGAAAAAGAACAGCTAGTCATTAGTTTGTTTTATAAAGAGGAATTGACGTTTACAGAAATCGGGCATATTATGGGACTGTCTACGTCACGAATTTCCCAAATTCATGCAAAAGCTTTGTTTAAAATGCGCAAACTGATTGAGCAAGCGATATGA
- the rpsB gene encoding 30S ribosomal protein S2, with protein sequence MSVISMKQLLEAGVHFGHQTRRWNPKMKKYIFTERNGIYIIDLQKTVKKVEEAYNFVKELAANGGKILFVGTKKQAQDSVKEEAERSGMFYVNQRWLGGTLTNFATIQKRIKRLKEIERMAEDGTFDVLPKKEVVKLKKELERLEKFLGGIKEMKELPDALFVIDPRKERIAVAEARKLNIPIIGIVDTNCDPDEIDYVIPANDDAIRAVKLLTAKIADAILEAKQGEEAVVTAE encoded by the coding sequence ATGTCTGTTATTTCAATGAAACAGTTGCTTGAAGCAGGGGTTCACTTCGGGCATCAAACACGTCGTTGGAACCCAAAAATGAAAAAATACATTTTCACTGAGCGCAATGGAATTTACATCATTGACTTGCAAAAAACAGTGAAAAAAGTAGAAGAAGCGTACAACTTCGTCAAAGAACTTGCGGCAAACGGCGGTAAAATTTTATTCGTTGGTACGAAAAAACAAGCGCAAGATTCTGTGAAAGAAGAAGCAGAACGTTCTGGCATGTTCTATGTTAACCAACGTTGGTTAGGTGGAACGTTAACAAACTTCGCAACGATCCAAAAACGTATTAAACGTTTAAAAGAGATCGAAAGAATGGCTGAAGACGGCACATTCGATGTATTGCCTAAAAAAGAAGTGGTAAAACTAAAGAAAGAATTAGAGCGTCTTGAAAAGTTTTTAGGCGGTATTAAAGAAATGAAAGAATTGCCAGATGCGTTATTTGTTATCGACCCACGCAAAGAGCGCATTGCCGTTGCAGAAGCTCGTAAATTAAACATTCCGATCATCGGAATCGTGGATACAAACTGCGATCCAGACGAAATCGACTACGTCATTCCTGCGAACGACGATGCGATTCGCGCTGTGAAACTTCTTACAGCTAAAATTGCGGATGCGATTTTAGAAGCAAAACAAGGCGAAGAAGCCGTTGTCACAGCTGAGTAA
- the tsf gene encoding translation elongation factor Ts: MAITAQMVKELREKTGAGMMDCKKALTETNGDMEKAIDWLREKGMAKAAKKADRIAAEGTTLIEVDGNTAVILEVNSETDFVAKNEGFKTLVKELADHLLKHKPATVEEALQQKMDNGATVEEHINAAIAKIGEKITLRRFAVVEKGDNAVFGAYLHMGGRIGVLTVLEGTTNSDIAKDVAMHIAAINPKYVSRDEVSADEIAREREVLKQQALNEGKPENIVEKMVEGRLGKFFEDICLLEQSFVKNPDVKVRQFVESNGATVKSFIRYEVGEGIEKRQDNFAEEVMSQVRK, translated from the coding sequence ATGGCAATTACTGCTCAAATGGTAAAAGAATTGCGCGAAAAAACAGGCGCAGGAATGATGGACTGCAAAAAGGCATTAACAGAAACAAACGGTGATATGGAAAAAGCGATCGACTGGCTTCGTGAAAAAGGAATGGCGAAAGCAGCGAAAAAAGCGGATCGTATCGCAGCGGAAGGAACAACGTTAATCGAAGTAGATGGAAATACAGCAGTGATTTTAGAAGTAAACTCTGAAACAGACTTCGTTGCGAAAAACGAAGGATTTAAAACATTAGTAAAAGAATTAGCTGACCATTTATTAAAGCATAAACCTGCAACAGTCGAAGAAGCATTACAACAAAAAATGGATAACGGTGCGACAGTAGAAGAACATATCAATGCAGCGATCGCTAAAATTGGTGAAAAAATTACGTTACGTCGCTTTGCGGTTGTTGAAAAAGGAGACAACGCTGTATTCGGTGCATATTTACACATGGGCGGCCGCATCGGCGTATTAACTGTATTAGAAGGTACAACAAATAGTGACATTGCAAAAGATGTAGCGATGCACATTGCTGCAATTAATCCAAAATACGTGTCTCGCGATGAAGTATCTGCAGATGAAATCGCTCGTGAGCGCGAAGTATTAAAACAACAAGCATTAAATGAAGGAAAACCTGAAAACATCGTTGAAAAAATGGTTGAAGGCCGTTTAGGTAAATTCTTTGAAGACATTTGCTTACTTGAGCAAAGTTTCGTGAAAAACCCAGATGTGAAAGTGCGTCAATTTGTAGAGTCTAATGGCGCGACTGTGAAAAGCTTCATCCGTTACGAAGTAGGCGAAGGTATTGAAAAACGTCAAGATAACTTCGCTGAAGAAGTTATGAGCCAAGTTCGTAAGTAA
- the pyrH gene encoding UMP kinase: MESPKYKRVVLKLSGEALAGDQGFGINPSVIKSIAQQVKEVAELGVEVAVVVGGGNIWRGKIGSEMGMDRATADYMGMLATVMNSLALQDSLEQLGVQTRVQTSIEMRQVAEPYIRRRAIRHLEKKRVVIFAAGTGNPYFSTDTTAALRAAEIEADVILMAKNNVDGVYSADPKVDKNAVKYDELSYLDVIKQGLGVMDSTASSLCMDNDIPLIVFSIMEEGNIKRAVLGENIGTIVRGK; the protein is encoded by the coding sequence ATGGAAAGCCCAAAATATAAACGTGTCGTTTTAAAATTAAGCGGTGAAGCGTTAGCTGGAGATCAAGGATTTGGAATTAATCCGTCTGTCATTAAATCGATCGCTCAACAAGTAAAAGAAGTAGCTGAACTAGGAGTTGAAGTAGCGGTTGTCGTTGGAGGCGGAAACATTTGGCGTGGAAAAATTGGTAGCGAAATGGGAATGGATCGCGCCACAGCTGATTACATGGGAATGTTAGCAACGGTGATGAACTCGCTCGCGCTGCAAGATAGCTTAGAGCAGCTCGGTGTACAAACGCGTGTGCAAACGTCGATTGAAATGCGCCAAGTAGCTGAGCCGTACATTCGCAGAAGAGCCATTCGTCACTTAGAGAAAAAACGTGTCGTCATTTTTGCGGCAGGAACAGGAAACCCATACTTTTCAACAGATACGACAGCCGCGCTTCGTGCAGCAGAAATTGAAGCGGACGTCATTTTAATGGCGAAAAACAATGTAGACGGTGTATATAGCGCCGATCCAAAAGTGGACAAAAATGCAGTCAAATATGATGAACTATCTTATTTAGATGTCATTAAACAAGGATTAGGTGTGATGGATTCCACAGCTTCGTCGTTATGTATGGATAACGATATTCCGCTCATTGTTTTCTCCATTATGGAAGAAGGAAATATTAAACGTGCTGTATTAGGCGAAAATATCGGAACAATCGTAAGGGGGAAATAA